In one window of Canis lupus baileyi chromosome 10, mCanLup2.hap1, whole genome shotgun sequence DNA:
- the LOC140640951 gene encoding large ribosomal subunit protein eL43-like has translation MAKCTKKVGIVGKYGTCYGATLRKMVKKIEISQHAKYTCSFCGKTKMKRQAVGIWHCGSCMKTVAGGAWTYNTTSAVTVKSAIRRLKELKDQ, from the coding sequence ATGGCCAAATGCACTAAGAAGGTCGGAATCGTGGGTAAATATGGGACCTGTTATGGGGCTACCCTCAGGAAGATGGTGAAGAAGATTGAGATTAGCCAGCACGCCAAGTACACCTGCTCCTTCTGTGGCAAAACCAAGATGAAAAGGCAAGCAGTGGGCATCTGGCACTGTGGCTCCTGCATGAAGACTGTAGCTGGTGGTGCCTGGACCTACAACACCACTTCTGCTGTCACAGTAAAGTCGGCTATCAGAAGACTGAAGGAGTTGAAAGACCAGTAG